Proteins from one Penaeus vannamei isolate JL-2024 chromosome 8, ASM4276789v1, whole genome shotgun sequence genomic window:
- the LOC113820760 gene encoding enolase-phosphatase E1 isoform X1 produces the protein MRRSFSYTPRNAHATPILPVLALLLVVGAVTCSPLPSDFPAHAAQDAAHHVEVTHEVRHVTFEVSEEVSDATASSQVPSAVPPEDDPPIPTATTPPTLPDAHLPHHVAQLDLQPAHHTLPEEHGLEEKEEDVPETEGFLSDEPHAEDAVKDEGILGALQEDEDVEVEAKEEEGGLGEDTAAERVSSESASGEHDPQDIARGVVPEDTAAEETSLAEDASAGQEHTEEDQEEKSATHGAELQEHVANESAVEDHVSGESAIQEEKSEQSVAEENAPEESTVEEQAPVENVAIESKPEDSVPEDSDLGESKATGSSSEANTTSEVASGEEMTNENVQAESVTVESVSEEQAVEKEPEVEAHVHPVEMMQADETRETVVLAEPVAEESKEEENKTEKEIVSERHTAEENKEEEKTEKEIVSERHTAEEDKEEEKTEKEIVSERHTAEEDKEEEDETEKEIVSERHTAEEDVAEVAAPEEGEESEAQEDVPQDHAAAEGEAEEEMAAAARDAASHEGDQEEVLADASEQEASHEEPNSTDIMDPRVKKEVEISEEEKRSAEETAGTEEKTEGEILPLDLEASEEEETQPILVAAEGDHAGSPSPAEGQSDQGGVAFVNDAPSSLDSSELSSEEVPIPVEMHTDTEGDSGVEITPAETPRKSRIYIEDDYSDPARVTHPEDPAVPEDAAEEESEHRVVNSGLESMSMTSPTPEVPPQNVPVEATVEEDQVPPANSEEIESVTPPLDAAEPEENVTSVIDKVEEPPAVHETEEEVSVVDDVLPSSSVAPALAEDYPDSYTDPLDAADLPDIDVTHEDLPSKEQPLDKGEDAGAGQPSDHAGEVAGDSSDLAASDHMLEVEAGTPRVLPPQQEQVSAAAPTTLTVGCIIAIVFGVLVSLVILVGVGGFVLYQRRTLNRPKALNSDRGYAGSDSGGYIDDQVRVSYVNSQIDTPKNESSRPSEAQQAPQVLIMLKNLKPTVSEGAASKLRNSLPSMPKIRPINLPNVGQFISKREPRGSNQPGQ, from the exons TGTTGGCGTTGCTGCTGGTGGTGGGTGCGGTGACCTGCTCCCCGCTGCCCAGCGACttccccgcccacgccgcccaagaTGCCGCCCACCACGTCGAGGTTACCCACGAGGTGCGCCACGTCACGTTTGAAGTAAGTGAGGAGGTGAGCGACGCCACCGCCTCGTCCCAGGTCCCCTCCGCCGTCCCCCCCGAGGatgacccccccatccccacggCGACGACCCCCCCGACCCTCCCCGACGCCCACCTTCCGCACCACGTGGCTCAGCTCGACCTCCAGCCCGCCCACCACACGCTGCCCGAGGAGCACgggctggaggagaaggaggaggacgtccCCGAGACCGAAGGATTCCTCTCCGACGAGCCGCATGCCGAGGACGCCGTGAAGGACGAAGGGATTCTCGGCGCCCTCCAGGAAGACGAGGACGTGGAGGTCGAGgctaaggaggaagaaggaggcctCGGGGAGGACACGGCAGCGGAGAGGGTCTCGAGTGAGAGCGCCTCGGGAGAGCACGACCCGCAGGACATCGCGCGGGGCGTCGTTCCCGAAGACACCGCGGCCGAGGAGACCAGCCTGGCGGAGGACGCGTCGGCCGGGCAGGAACACacagaagaagaccaagaagagaAAAGTGCAACACACGGCGCTGAACTCCAAGAACACGTGGCGAATGAAAGTGCAGTGGAAGACCATGTGAGTGGGGAGAGTGCGATTCAGGAGGAAAAGTCAGAACAAAGTGTTGCCGAAGAAAATGCCCCCGAGGAGAGTACAGTGGAAGAACAAGCGCCCGTAGAAAACGTAGCGATAGAGAGCAAACCAGAAGACTCCGTACCTGAAGACAGTGACCTTGGAGAAAGCAAAGCAACTGGAAGCTCTTCAGAAGCGAATACAACGAGTGAGGTCGCGTCAGGAGAGGAAATGACAAACGAGAATGTCCAGGCAGAGAGTGTCACAGTGGAAAGCGTGTCAGAAGAACAGGCCGTGGAGAAGGAGCCAGAGGTAGAGGCGCATGTACACCCTGTCGAGATGATGCAAGCCGACGAGACGCGAGAGACTGTCGTTCTAGCCGAGCCCGTCGCggaggagagcaaagaggaagagaacaagacggAAAAGGAGATTGTCTCGGAAAGACACACCGCGGaggagaacaaagaggaagaaaagacggaaaaggaGATTGTCTCGGAAAGACACACCgcggaggaggacaaagaggaagaaaagacggaaaaggaGATTGTCTCGGAAAGACACACCgcagaggaggataaagaggaagaagacgaaacggAAAAGGAGATCGTCTCGGAAAGACACACCGCGGAGGAAGACGTAGCGGAGGTGGCCGCcccagaggagggagaagagagcgaagCCCAGGAGGACGTCCCGCAAGACCACGCTGcggcagagggagaggcggaggaggagatggcTGCAGCAGCGCGAGACGCTGCGAGTCATGAAGGGGACCAGGAGGAAGTTCTGGCAGACGCTTCGGAACAGGAAGCTAGCCATGAAGAACCCAACTCCACAGACATCATGGACCCCAGGGttaagaaggaagtggagatttcggaggaagaaaaaagaagcgcCGAGGAAACCGCAGGAACTGAGGAGAAGACCGAAGGCGAAATCTTGCCCCTCGAcctggaagcctcggaggaggaggagacgcagCCGATCCTAGTCGCGGCCGAAGGGGACCACGCCGGTTCTCCCTCTCCAGCCGAAGGCCAGAGTGACCAGGGCGGCGTGGCCTTCGTCAACGATGCGCCGTCGTCCCTGGATAGCTCCGAGTTGTCCTCCGAAGAGGTCCCCATCCCGGTGGAGATGCACACGGACACCGAGGGCGACAGTGGGGTGGAGATCACGCCGGCAGAGACTCCTCGCAAATCCCGCATCTACATCGAGGATGACTATAGCGACCCCGCTCGCGTCACCCACCCTGAAGACCCCGCTGTTCCCGAGGACGCCGCCGAGGAGGAGAGCGAGCACAGAGTAGTCAACAGCGGCCTCGAGAGCATGAGCATGACCTCGCCGACTCCTGAGGTGCCACCGCAGAATGTGCCAGTCGAGGCCACCGTCGAGGAAGACCAGGTTCCTCCCGCCAACAGCGAGGAAATAGAGTCGGTCACCCCGCCCCTCGACGCCGCAGAGCCTGAGGAGAACGTCACCTCCGTCATCGATAAGGTCGAGGAGCCTCCCGCAGTGcacgagacggaggaggaagtgagCGTAGTCGACGACGTCCTTCCGAGTTCGAGTGTTGCCCCTGCGCTCGCCGAGGACTACCCCGACTCCTACACTGACCCTCTGGATGCGGCTGACCTGCCTGACATCGACGTGACGCACGAGGACTTGCCCTCCAAGGAGCAGCCTCTGGACAAGGGCGAGGATGCCGGCGCTGGCCAGCCCAGCGATCACGC CGGTGAGGTGGCAGGTGACTCCAGCGACCTGGCCGCGAGTGACCACATGCTGGAGGTGGAAGCAGGCACGCCTCGGGTCCTGCCGCCCCAGCAGGAGCAGGTGAGCGCCGCAGCTCCCACGACCCTCACCGTCGGATGCATCATCGCCATCGTGTTCGGCGTTCTCGTGTCTCTAGTCATTCTCGTCG GCGTCGGAGGTTTCGTCCTGTACCAGCGACGAACTCTGAACCGCCCCAAGGCCCTCAACTCCGATAGGGGCTACGCGGGCAGCGACTCCGGGGGCTACATCGACGACCAAGTACGGGTGTCGTATGTCAACTCGCAGATTGACACGCCAAAG AATGAGTCCTCCAGGCCCTCGGAAGCTCAGCAGGCGCCTCAGGTTCTCATTATGCTGAAGAACCTGAAGCCGACCGTGTCTGAGGGGGCAGCGAGCAAGCTGAGGAACTCGCTGCCGTCCATGCCCAAGATTAGACCAATCAATTTGCCAAACGTTGGACAGTTCATCTCGAAGC GGGAGCCCAGAGGATCTAATCAGCCTGGACAATGA
- the LOC113820760 gene encoding enolase-phosphatase E1 isoform X3 — protein MLALLLVVGAVTCSPLPSDFPAHAAQDAAHHVEVTHEVRHVTFEVSEEVSDATASSQVPSAVPPEDDPPIPTATTPPTLPDAHLPHHVAQLDLQPAHHTLPEEHGLEEKEEDVPETEGFLSDEPHAEDAVKDEGILGALQEDEDVEVEAKEEEGGLGEDTAAERVSSESASGEHDPQDIARGVVPEDTAAEETSLAEDASAGQEHTEEDQEEKSATHGAELQEHVANESAVEDHVSGESAIQEEKSEQSVAEENAPEESTVEEQAPVENVAIESKPEDSVPEDSDLGESKATGSSSEANTTSEVASGEEMTNENVQAESVTVESVSEEQAVEKEPEVEAHVHPVEMMQADETRETVVLAEPVAEESKEEENKTEKEIVSERHTAEENKEEEKTEKEIVSERHTAEEDKEEEKTEKEIVSERHTAEEDKEEEDETEKEIVSERHTAEEDVAEVAAPEEGEESEAQEDVPQDHAAAEGEAEEEMAAAARDAASHEGDQEEVLADASEQEASHEEPNSTDIMDPRVKKEVEISEEEKRSAEETAGTEEKTEGEILPLDLEASEEEETQPILVAAEGDHAGSPSPAEGQSDQGGVAFVNDAPSSLDSSELSSEEVPIPVEMHTDTEGDSGVEITPAETPRKSRIYIEDDYSDPARVTHPEDPAVPEDAAEEESEHRVVNSGLESMSMTSPTPEVPPQNVPVEATVEEDQVPPANSEEIESVTPPLDAAEPEENVTSVIDKVEEPPAVHETEEEVSVVDDVLPSSSVAPALAEDYPDSYTDPLDAADLPDIDVTHEDLPSKEQPLDKGEDAGAGQPSDHAGEVAGDSSDLAASDHMLEVEAGTPRVLPPQQEQVSAAAPTTLTVGCIIAIVFGVLVSLVILVGVGGFVLYQRRTLNRPKALNSDRGYAGSDSGGYIDDQVRVSYVNSQIDTPKNESSRPSEAQQAPQVLIMLKNLKPTVSEGAASKLRNSLPSMPKIRPINLPNVGQFISKREPRGSNQPGQ, from the exons TGTTGGCGTTGCTGCTGGTGGTGGGTGCGGTGACCTGCTCCCCGCTGCCCAGCGACttccccgcccacgccgcccaagaTGCCGCCCACCACGTCGAGGTTACCCACGAGGTGCGCCACGTCACGTTTGAAGTAAGTGAGGAGGTGAGCGACGCCACCGCCTCGTCCCAGGTCCCCTCCGCCGTCCCCCCCGAGGatgacccccccatccccacggCGACGACCCCCCCGACCCTCCCCGACGCCCACCTTCCGCACCACGTGGCTCAGCTCGACCTCCAGCCCGCCCACCACACGCTGCCCGAGGAGCACgggctggaggagaaggaggaggacgtccCCGAGACCGAAGGATTCCTCTCCGACGAGCCGCATGCCGAGGACGCCGTGAAGGACGAAGGGATTCTCGGCGCCCTCCAGGAAGACGAGGACGTGGAGGTCGAGgctaaggaggaagaaggaggcctCGGGGAGGACACGGCAGCGGAGAGGGTCTCGAGTGAGAGCGCCTCGGGAGAGCACGACCCGCAGGACATCGCGCGGGGCGTCGTTCCCGAAGACACCGCGGCCGAGGAGACCAGCCTGGCGGAGGACGCGTCGGCCGGGCAGGAACACacagaagaagaccaagaagagaAAAGTGCAACACACGGCGCTGAACTCCAAGAACACGTGGCGAATGAAAGTGCAGTGGAAGACCATGTGAGTGGGGAGAGTGCGATTCAGGAGGAAAAGTCAGAACAAAGTGTTGCCGAAGAAAATGCCCCCGAGGAGAGTACAGTGGAAGAACAAGCGCCCGTAGAAAACGTAGCGATAGAGAGCAAACCAGAAGACTCCGTACCTGAAGACAGTGACCTTGGAGAAAGCAAAGCAACTGGAAGCTCTTCAGAAGCGAATACAACGAGTGAGGTCGCGTCAGGAGAGGAAATGACAAACGAGAATGTCCAGGCAGAGAGTGTCACAGTGGAAAGCGTGTCAGAAGAACAGGCCGTGGAGAAGGAGCCAGAGGTAGAGGCGCATGTACACCCTGTCGAGATGATGCAAGCCGACGAGACGCGAGAGACTGTCGTTCTAGCCGAGCCCGTCGCggaggagagcaaagaggaagagaacaagacggAAAAGGAGATTGTCTCGGAAAGACACACCGCGGaggagaacaaagaggaagaaaagacggaaaaggaGATTGTCTCGGAAAGACACACCgcggaggaggacaaagaggaagaaaagacggaaaaggaGATTGTCTCGGAAAGACACACCgcagaggaggataaagaggaagaagacgaaacggAAAAGGAGATCGTCTCGGAAAGACACACCGCGGAGGAAGACGTAGCGGAGGTGGCCGCcccagaggagggagaagagagcgaagCCCAGGAGGACGTCCCGCAAGACCACGCTGcggcagagggagaggcggaggaggagatggcTGCAGCAGCGCGAGACGCTGCGAGTCATGAAGGGGACCAGGAGGAAGTTCTGGCAGACGCTTCGGAACAGGAAGCTAGCCATGAAGAACCCAACTCCACAGACATCATGGACCCCAGGGttaagaaggaagtggagatttcggaggaagaaaaaagaagcgcCGAGGAAACCGCAGGAACTGAGGAGAAGACCGAAGGCGAAATCTTGCCCCTCGAcctggaagcctcggaggaggaggagacgcagCCGATCCTAGTCGCGGCCGAAGGGGACCACGCCGGTTCTCCCTCTCCAGCCGAAGGCCAGAGTGACCAGGGCGGCGTGGCCTTCGTCAACGATGCGCCGTCGTCCCTGGATAGCTCCGAGTTGTCCTCCGAAGAGGTCCCCATCCCGGTGGAGATGCACACGGACACCGAGGGCGACAGTGGGGTGGAGATCACGCCGGCAGAGACTCCTCGCAAATCCCGCATCTACATCGAGGATGACTATAGCGACCCCGCTCGCGTCACCCACCCTGAAGACCCCGCTGTTCCCGAGGACGCCGCCGAGGAGGAGAGCGAGCACAGAGTAGTCAACAGCGGCCTCGAGAGCATGAGCATGACCTCGCCGACTCCTGAGGTGCCACCGCAGAATGTGCCAGTCGAGGCCACCGTCGAGGAAGACCAGGTTCCTCCCGCCAACAGCGAGGAAATAGAGTCGGTCACCCCGCCCCTCGACGCCGCAGAGCCTGAGGAGAACGTCACCTCCGTCATCGATAAGGTCGAGGAGCCTCCCGCAGTGcacgagacggaggaggaagtgagCGTAGTCGACGACGTCCTTCCGAGTTCGAGTGTTGCCCCTGCGCTCGCCGAGGACTACCCCGACTCCTACACTGACCCTCTGGATGCGGCTGACCTGCCTGACATCGACGTGACGCACGAGGACTTGCCCTCCAAGGAGCAGCCTCTGGACAAGGGCGAGGATGCCGGCGCTGGCCAGCCCAGCGATCACGC CGGTGAGGTGGCAGGTGACTCCAGCGACCTGGCCGCGAGTGACCACATGCTGGAGGTGGAAGCAGGCACGCCTCGGGTCCTGCCGCCCCAGCAGGAGCAGGTGAGCGCCGCAGCTCCCACGACCCTCACCGTCGGATGCATCATCGCCATCGTGTTCGGCGTTCTCGTGTCTCTAGTCATTCTCGTCG GCGTCGGAGGTTTCGTCCTGTACCAGCGACGAACTCTGAACCGCCCCAAGGCCCTCAACTCCGATAGGGGCTACGCGGGCAGCGACTCCGGGGGCTACATCGACGACCAAGTACGGGTGTCGTATGTCAACTCGCAGATTGACACGCCAAAG AATGAGTCCTCCAGGCCCTCGGAAGCTCAGCAGGCGCCTCAGGTTCTCATTATGCTGAAGAACCTGAAGCCGACCGTGTCTGAGGGGGCAGCGAGCAAGCTGAGGAACTCGCTGCCGTCCATGCCCAAGATTAGACCAATCAATTTGCCAAACGTTGGACAGTTCATCTCGAAGC GGGAGCCCAGAGGATCTAATCAGCCTGGACAATGA
- the LOC113820760 gene encoding enolase-phosphatase E1 isoform X2 has protein sequence MDPAKVSVLALLLVVGAVTCSPLPSDFPAHAAQDAAHHVEVTHEVRHVTFEVSEEVSDATASSQVPSAVPPEDDPPIPTATTPPTLPDAHLPHHVAQLDLQPAHHTLPEEHGLEEKEEDVPETEGFLSDEPHAEDAVKDEGILGALQEDEDVEVEAKEEEGGLGEDTAAERVSSESASGEHDPQDIARGVVPEDTAAEETSLAEDASAGQEHTEEDQEEKSATHGAELQEHVANESAVEDHVSGESAIQEEKSEQSVAEENAPEESTVEEQAPVENVAIESKPEDSVPEDSDLGESKATGSSSEANTTSEVASGEEMTNENVQAESVTVESVSEEQAVEKEPEVEAHVHPVEMMQADETRETVVLAEPVAEESKEEENKTEKEIVSERHTAEENKEEEKTEKEIVSERHTAEEDKEEEKTEKEIVSERHTAEEDKEEEDETEKEIVSERHTAEEDVAEVAAPEEGEESEAQEDVPQDHAAAEGEAEEEMAAAARDAASHEGDQEEVLADASEQEASHEEPNSTDIMDPRVKKEVEISEEEKRSAEETAGTEEKTEGEILPLDLEASEEEETQPILVAAEGDHAGSPSPAEGQSDQGGVAFVNDAPSSLDSSELSSEEVPIPVEMHTDTEGDSGVEITPAETPRKSRIYIEDDYSDPARVTHPEDPAVPEDAAEEESEHRVVNSGLESMSMTSPTPEVPPQNVPVEATVEEDQVPPANSEEIESVTPPLDAAEPEENVTSVIDKVEEPPAVHETEEEVSVVDDVLPSSSVAPALAEDYPDSYTDPLDAADLPDIDVTHEDLPSKEQPLDKGEDAGAGQPSDHAGEVAGDSSDLAASDHMLEVEAGTPRVLPPQQEQVSAAAPTTLTVGCIIAIVFGVLVSLVILVGVGGFVLYQRRTLNRPKALNSDRGYAGSDSGGYIDDQVRVSYVNSQIDTPKNESSRPSEAQQAPQVLIMLKNLKPTVSEGAASKLRNSLPSMPKIRPINLPNVGQFISKREPRGSNQPGQ, from the exons TGTTGGCGTTGCTGCTGGTGGTGGGTGCGGTGACCTGCTCCCCGCTGCCCAGCGACttccccgcccacgccgcccaagaTGCCGCCCACCACGTCGAGGTTACCCACGAGGTGCGCCACGTCACGTTTGAAGTAAGTGAGGAGGTGAGCGACGCCACCGCCTCGTCCCAGGTCCCCTCCGCCGTCCCCCCCGAGGatgacccccccatccccacggCGACGACCCCCCCGACCCTCCCCGACGCCCACCTTCCGCACCACGTGGCTCAGCTCGACCTCCAGCCCGCCCACCACACGCTGCCCGAGGAGCACgggctggaggagaaggaggaggacgtccCCGAGACCGAAGGATTCCTCTCCGACGAGCCGCATGCCGAGGACGCCGTGAAGGACGAAGGGATTCTCGGCGCCCTCCAGGAAGACGAGGACGTGGAGGTCGAGgctaaggaggaagaaggaggcctCGGGGAGGACACGGCAGCGGAGAGGGTCTCGAGTGAGAGCGCCTCGGGAGAGCACGACCCGCAGGACATCGCGCGGGGCGTCGTTCCCGAAGACACCGCGGCCGAGGAGACCAGCCTGGCGGAGGACGCGTCGGCCGGGCAGGAACACacagaagaagaccaagaagagaAAAGTGCAACACACGGCGCTGAACTCCAAGAACACGTGGCGAATGAAAGTGCAGTGGAAGACCATGTGAGTGGGGAGAGTGCGATTCAGGAGGAAAAGTCAGAACAAAGTGTTGCCGAAGAAAATGCCCCCGAGGAGAGTACAGTGGAAGAACAAGCGCCCGTAGAAAACGTAGCGATAGAGAGCAAACCAGAAGACTCCGTACCTGAAGACAGTGACCTTGGAGAAAGCAAAGCAACTGGAAGCTCTTCAGAAGCGAATACAACGAGTGAGGTCGCGTCAGGAGAGGAAATGACAAACGAGAATGTCCAGGCAGAGAGTGTCACAGTGGAAAGCGTGTCAGAAGAACAGGCCGTGGAGAAGGAGCCAGAGGTAGAGGCGCATGTACACCCTGTCGAGATGATGCAAGCCGACGAGACGCGAGAGACTGTCGTTCTAGCCGAGCCCGTCGCggaggagagcaaagaggaagagaacaagacggAAAAGGAGATTGTCTCGGAAAGACACACCGCGGaggagaacaaagaggaagaaaagacggaaaaggaGATTGTCTCGGAAAGACACACCgcggaggaggacaaagaggaagaaaagacggaaaaggaGATTGTCTCGGAAAGACACACCgcagaggaggataaagaggaagaagacgaaacggAAAAGGAGATCGTCTCGGAAAGACACACCGCGGAGGAAGACGTAGCGGAGGTGGCCGCcccagaggagggagaagagagcgaagCCCAGGAGGACGTCCCGCAAGACCACGCTGcggcagagggagaggcggaggaggagatggcTGCAGCAGCGCGAGACGCTGCGAGTCATGAAGGGGACCAGGAGGAAGTTCTGGCAGACGCTTCGGAACAGGAAGCTAGCCATGAAGAACCCAACTCCACAGACATCATGGACCCCAGGGttaagaaggaagtggagatttcggaggaagaaaaaagaagcgcCGAGGAAACCGCAGGAACTGAGGAGAAGACCGAAGGCGAAATCTTGCCCCTCGAcctggaagcctcggaggaggaggagacgcagCCGATCCTAGTCGCGGCCGAAGGGGACCACGCCGGTTCTCCCTCTCCAGCCGAAGGCCAGAGTGACCAGGGCGGCGTGGCCTTCGTCAACGATGCGCCGTCGTCCCTGGATAGCTCCGAGTTGTCCTCCGAAGAGGTCCCCATCCCGGTGGAGATGCACACGGACACCGAGGGCGACAGTGGGGTGGAGATCACGCCGGCAGAGACTCCTCGCAAATCCCGCATCTACATCGAGGATGACTATAGCGACCCCGCTCGCGTCACCCACCCTGAAGACCCCGCTGTTCCCGAGGACGCCGCCGAGGAGGAGAGCGAGCACAGAGTAGTCAACAGCGGCCTCGAGAGCATGAGCATGACCTCGCCGACTCCTGAGGTGCCACCGCAGAATGTGCCAGTCGAGGCCACCGTCGAGGAAGACCAGGTTCCTCCCGCCAACAGCGAGGAAATAGAGTCGGTCACCCCGCCCCTCGACGCCGCAGAGCCTGAGGAGAACGTCACCTCCGTCATCGATAAGGTCGAGGAGCCTCCCGCAGTGcacgagacggaggaggaagtgagCGTAGTCGACGACGTCCTTCCGAGTTCGAGTGTTGCCCCTGCGCTCGCCGAGGACTACCCCGACTCCTACACTGACCCTCTGGATGCGGCTGACCTGCCTGACATCGACGTGACGCACGAGGACTTGCCCTCCAAGGAGCAGCCTCTGGACAAGGGCGAGGATGCCGGCGCTGGCCAGCCCAGCGATCACGC CGGTGAGGTGGCAGGTGACTCCAGCGACCTGGCCGCGAGTGACCACATGCTGGAGGTGGAAGCAGGCACGCCTCGGGTCCTGCCGCCCCAGCAGGAGCAGGTGAGCGCCGCAGCTCCCACGACCCTCACCGTCGGATGCATCATCGCCATCGTGTTCGGCGTTCTCGTGTCTCTAGTCATTCTCGTCG GCGTCGGAGGTTTCGTCCTGTACCAGCGACGAACTCTGAACCGCCCCAAGGCCCTCAACTCCGATAGGGGCTACGCGGGCAGCGACTCCGGGGGCTACATCGACGACCAAGTACGGGTGTCGTATGTCAACTCGCAGATTGACACGCCAAAG AATGAGTCCTCCAGGCCCTCGGAAGCTCAGCAGGCGCCTCAGGTTCTCATTATGCTGAAGAACCTGAAGCCGACCGTGTCTGAGGGGGCAGCGAGCAAGCTGAGGAACTCGCTGCCGTCCATGCCCAAGATTAGACCAATCAATTTGCCAAACGTTGGACAGTTCATCTCGAAGC GGGAGCCCAGAGGATCTAATCAGCCTGGACAATGA